ATTCGTACCGGAGTTCCAGAGGCCTAGGACCGCACACCAAGCCAGAATCGGAGGTATCCCTGCAAAAATTAGGGCCTGAGAGTAATCTCTGGTCCAATCGACTACCCAACCCTGGAGCGGATAGAGCCCAGCGAGAAACAATGCATTGATTGTACCGAGAGAACCGGTCACTTTCCCCTGATGCCGTGAGGATACTTCCTGGCTTAATGAAAAGTAGGTCGGAAACAATCCGAGCGAGGCAAACCCTATCAGGAGCAATACTGCCAGTAAGAGATTCCCTGTTGGCAGAAAAGCGGCGATCACACTCAGAAGCGCGAGCAAGGCGCAACCGAAAAAAACCAGCATTCGACTCGTGTGTACTGCGAAGCCACGGCGGCTCAGGAGCAGAGTGACGATTCCAACGGAAAGCGAACCGATCTCGGCTGAAATGTAGTAAAGCGAGGTGAAGTAGTTCATGAACTCCCGAGAGTAACCGTGACCCTTCTGCAAAAACAAGGGTAGCCAGGCTCGAAAGGAATGCCAGGTCGTATTCACGGCAATAATTACCAGAACCAGCAACCAGTAGCGTCTTTGAAAAAAGATTTCCCGAAACCAAGGAACCTCTTCGGGGGCGGTTTCAACTTTGTTCGCGATTGGCATTTCTAACTGGCTTTTCCGTACGATTAGAAACCAACACGCCACCCAGGCAAATCCCAGTAGGCCGATTACTTGAAAAGGAACCGGCCAGGCGGGAGACCAGGCGGGCATAAAACCGCCGATTGGGGAGCCCAGAAGCCGGAATAAAGATTCTCGTTCGAATCGATGCGGATCGCGCCAATGCAGACAGTAAAGTATTACCAGCGGTGTAATTATGGCTCCCAAAGCGGTGCCGCCTTGAAAAAAGGCATTCCCCAAAGATCGCCGTTCTGGAGTGAACACCTTTCGAGTGGTGACGATCCCACATGGCCAGTTCCCGGCCTCGAAAAGCCCTAAACTGAAACGGCATAGCAGCAAAAAAGTGAAACTCGGGGCCCAGCCACACAGAAAGCCGGATAAGGACCAGATCAGAACCACTGAAGGATAGGTCAGGTATACCCCTTTTCTGTCCACCAGCCAGCCGAAGGAGAATGCCCCGAGGGCGAATGCGAATGAAAATACCCCTTCCAATAAGCCGTACTGAGTATTATTCAAACCGAATTGCAACTGGATGTCGGCGGCACTCTGGTTAAGCGCCATCCGGTCCATATAGTTAAGAGTTGAAGCGGTAAGTAAAAGTACACAGATTTGCCAGAGAGAAATCGTATTTTTCAAGTGCGAATTCTGGGTGGAATCGTTGCTGGGAGAGTTCATACCGCAACCTATTGAATCAATTTAACCTCTGATCTAACCTATGAACGTAATTCACAAGAACCCGGTACTATGTCCCATGGCCATGGGAGGCTTTGTTCTCTCGGTGCTGTCGCAGATCCTAGCTTATCTGGGAACTTTCGGACCAGCTCCGTTTGGCGCAATTCGCATTCCTTTCAAAGCCCTGGAAGGTGCTCAGGCCCTGTTGGTTTACGGCGGAACCTTTATTTTTCCGATCCTACTGGGGCTTCTCGGGGCCGGCCTCGGCGCTTACTCGTTTCAATCGATCGATCGATCCGGGGGCCATCTCAAGGGGAATGCGGCGGCAGTTTTTGCGGTTTTGCTGGGGCTCTTCTCGGTTGTGATCAGCACTATCGGCACCTTCGCTGTCCTGATTTATCCGCTGATCTACTAGGATTGCACACCCTTCGATCATCCCGCCGGGAGCAATTTGGTTCTCCCGGTAGTGGAATTTCCCTCCCCCATCAGGAGCTTGTCTCGCTCCTGAGGATATTTTCGGAACCAGGCTGCGACCAGAAGCACGCTATCGAAGCATCGTAAGGCCGACTGCTTAACCCGCAACGGATCCGTAAAGGATTTCGCGATTTCCGCCAGAAGCTTCTCCCGCGATTTTTTGTTGCGAGGTTCGAACCTCGCTCCCGTCACCACACCGCGATGAATGATGTACCATACCGGCCGACCTTCCAGGCCCGTGCAGGAATAGACAAAAGAATGTTCCTCACGAGCCCGCTGGAGGAAGCCGAGCCGTTCTCGAAGCCAGGATAGACTGTCGAGCTTTTCTTTGACGGTCGAAGCCCGCTCAAATTCCAGATTCTCCGCCAGATGAAACATTTCCCTCTCGAGCTTTTGAATCGGCTCGATATCGGTACCCTGCATGAATTCTTTTGCGCGTTTGATTTGTTGCGAGTAGCCTCGCCGTGAACAACCGCCGACACAAGGACCGGAGCAGGTGGAAATTTCGAAGCGAATACAGCCAGGCGTCGGCAGGACATCAAATAGGCTGGGTTGGTCCGCGAAGTGCATTTTTTGCTTCTGAGAGCAATCGCGCAGTCGAAAAAGATCGTTCAAAAAACGTGCAGCCTTGGTCACCCGCCGGCTTCCTGAGAAAGGGCCAAAACAGGCGAGTTCCTTTCCCGTGGGGCGTGTGGTGGCATAGAGTGTTGGCGCGGGGGTTCGACCGATGCACATATAAACGTAACGTCGCATACCGGGTTGACCGATGACATTAAACCGGGGCCGGTTGATCTGAATCTGCTCTAACTCCCTCAAAAGAGCCGAGAACTCATTCGGAGTGGTTTCCCAGACGATCTTCCGGGTGCGAGCTATGATCTTTCCCGCTTTGGGATCGCGACTCTTGGTGCGAAAGTAGCTTAATAGTCTGCTGCGAAGCGATTTCGCTTTTCCCACATAGATCAGCATGTCCCGAGCGTCCATCATGCCGTAAATGCCCGGCAATTTCGGTGCTTTTTCTCGAATGGCATTTTTCAAAATGCTGGGGGCCCGCCCTCGCACCTGATCCATCGCTGGTTGGAATTCCGGCGGGTGTAAATGGGTCGGTCCGAAACCCGCGAAAGCGGGAGTATCGAAAAGGGAACTGTGGGAATCCTTCCGCTCGAGCATGGCCGATTATTCCGAATCCTTCTGGGGCAAGAGAACGATCTTACCTCCAATTCTCACGATTGCAACAACTCCTCTGCTGCTGTGTGAAATTCATGAAAATGAAATTCTTGTCGTTGACTTGAAAAAGGACTCGACTAGTAATCATTTGCTATTTGGAAATTTTTAACGCATCAGGAGATTTTGAAATGTTGAAACGATTCTCTGCCATTGCATTGTTCGTGTTTGCCTTCGCCGGCATGGCCAAGGCCGCGGACAAGGACATTGTCGAAACTGCAACCGCAGCCAAGGATTTCACCACACTGCTGAAGGCTGCCACCGAAGCGGGCTTGGTCGACACTCTGAAGAGCAAAGGTCCCTTCACCGTGTTCGCTCCCAATGACAAGGCTTTCGCCAAGATCCCCAAGGAAACTCTGGCAGCCGTTCTCAAGGACAAAGAAAAGTTGAAAGCAATTCTGCTGGCTCACGTTGTGGCCGGTAAAGTGATGGCTAAAGATGTTAAGTCGGGCAAGGTCAAGACTGCTGGTGGTTATGAAGTGGAAATTGTGGCTAATGCCGATGGCGTTACTGTTGATGGTTCCAAAGTGATTGCTACCGACATCGAAGCTAGCAACGGTGTCATTCACGTTATCGATACCGTAATTCTGCCGAAGAACTAATAAATAATCTATCTCAGGCCGAATTCACCTCATCGGCCTGAGAACTTTAATCCTCATAAGCCTTTACAATCTGCTGCACCAAAGCATGTCGGACGATGTCATTTTTGTCCAGATAAACAATTGCTAAACGATTGATATTTCTAAGCCGTTTTAAGGCATCGCTCATTCCACTCTGAATACCTTTTGGTAAATCGACCTGAGTCGAGTCTCCCGTTACGATGATTTTCGAATTGTGGCCCATGCGAGTGAGAAACATTTTCATCTGTGAAACTGTTGCATTTTGAGCTTCATCGAGAATAATCACGGCATTATTCAGTGTTCTTCCCCGCATATAGGCCAAGGGAACGATTTCAATGATGTCATTCTCCATATATTTTTTAACTTGTTCAGGCTCCATCATATCGTTAAGAGCATCGAACAAGGGCCGTAAGTAAGGATTGATTTTGGCGACAATGTCCCCGGGAAGGAACCCCAACCGTTCGCCGGCTTCGACAGCAGGTCGAACCAGAACGATTTTTTTCACCTGTCCGGTACGCAGCAAGGTCACCGCCATGCCTACGGCCATGAACGTTTTCCCCGTACCTGCTGGCCCCTCGCAGATGGTGACGTCATTTTCGCGCAAAGCCTGAACGTACCTGCCCTGCCCGTCCGTTCGCGGTCGCAGATATTTGCCGCCATCCAGCATCGTTAAGTTCGTCGAACCGGTCATCTGGCTGCCGGCACGAACGACTTCAAGGATCGTACGAACGTCCTCGGCAGTCACTTTTCCTTTATTTCGAAGCGTGGACCGCAATTGCTGAAAACTTCGCTCGGCCTGAGAGACCGTTTCTTCAGTACCGTCAATTTGAACTGTATCGCCGCGGGCCACGAGTCTAACTCCCAGCACATCGCGAATCAGTCGCAGATTTTGATCCCGCATACCAAACAGCAGTATCGCCTCATCCCGACTGTCGAGTGTGACGTTTCGGGATACGGGCATAGCGTTGACATCATCCATAATTATCTCGTGGTAAAACTCAAGGAGTCTTCTCGATCGAACAATGTTCGGTCTAGCGCAGCCAGAAATAGGCTGCCGGAGCGGCAAAAAGCAGCGAATCGATCACGTCCAGAATTCCGCCGAATCCCGGAATGGTTTTTGATGCGTCCTTAATGTGATATTCCCGCTTAATCATCGATTCCGTCAAATCTCCCAGCACGCCTGCAATTCCGACGGTGATTCCGAACTCCAGTGCAAATAAGAGTGATCCCTGTTTGAGATCGCTCGCCTGGACGATCCAGATGCTAACCGCAATCGAGGAGAGCATACCACCGACAAAGCCTTCCCAGGTCTTTTTCGGACTGAGCATCGGAGCCATCAAATGCCGACCCAGAACGCGGTTGCAAAGAAGAGTGCCGGTGAAGTAAGCACCGATGTCATTACATTTTACCACTGCGATAAAGAGGAGAAGTGACCAGGAGGATTTGCTGGGGTAGATTTTCCCTTCATTTGGCAAAATTCGAAGCAGTTCGATGAAGCTCCCGAGGAACCCCAGGTAGAAGTAAAAGAATAGCGCGAGGGCTACGCGGGGGATAAAATTACGATCTTCCGCACGAAAGTACCACAACTCTGTGAGCAATGCGATAAATCCCGCGATTAGGAGCGCAAAAAAGGCGAAATCAACGGGTCTGGAGCCGTAATTGATAAATGCCACAAAACATACTGGAGAGAAGAGTATCAATCCCAAAAAAGTAGAAAGTTTTCTCGGCTGATCGGCTTTCGGGATCATGCGGAACAATTCGAGCCCCGCCAGAAATTGAACGATGAAGACTAGAAAAAAGAAAATGGGAAAATGTCGCGAGACATATCGCTCTTCAAAAAATAGACCCAACGCCAGCAGTATTAGCAAGCCGCCCATCCATAAACGAGTCCTGAGCATCTTGGGTTACACCGTGGGATGGGTAATTAAGCCACCGAATCTTCGCTCTCGAGCTGCAAAGTCCCGAAATGCTTGATGCAAAAGCGGTACGTCGAAGTCGGGCCAGCAGGTATGGGTGAACCAGAATTCACTGTACGAAATCTGCCAAAGGAGGTAGTTGCTGATCCGGTATTCCCCGGCGGTCCGAATCAGCAAATCCGGATCGGGCATTCCAGCAGTGTACAGGGAATTTGCAATCGCCTGCTCGTCGATCTGATCCGGATCTAATTCACCCGATTTAATGCGCCGTGCCAGCGACTGAACAGCATCGAGAATTTCCCCTCTCGCCCCGTAATTAATCGCCATGGCGAGCGTCAACCCGGTATTTTCAGAACTGATCCGGGTAGTTTCATCCAATTCTTGTAATACCTCAGCGGATAAACCCTGCCGACGCCCAATCATTCGAAACTTGATGTTCTGGTTGAGAATCAGCTCTCTTTCATCGATGAGATACTGTTTTAAAAGGGCCATCAGAAATTCAAGTTCGCGCCGCGGCCTCTTCCAATTTTCAGAACTGAAGCAATACAGAGTGAGTTGATCCAGCCCGAGTTCACAGCATTCGGTGACGATGTGCCGAACAACTTCCACGCCTCGAAGGTGCCCTTCGATTCGCTCTTTGCCTCGCTCCAATGCCCAGCGCCCGTTTCCATCCATCACAATGGCCAGGCTCTTCGGCATTCGATCCGGATTCAAGCCGCGTTTCGCGGTGGATTCGCGATTGATTGGCATAATTAGCAGTCGGGTTTTAGAGTTTGTTCGCGATCGGGGCCGATCGAGACGTAACTGACCTTCTTATGCAGTAATTCGCCGATGCGTTGAACATATTTCTGTGCATTGATTGGAAGTTCCTTCCATTTGCGGATCTTGGAAAGATCTTCCGACCAGCCGGGTAGTGTTTCATAGATCGGCTGGCAAGTTTCGAGCAGGAAAGAATCGCCAGGAAATTGATCGATTCGCTGGTTACCCGATTGATATCCCGTGCAGATCTTCAGTTCCGGAATTCCGCTGAGTACGTCGAGAAGCATGACGGTGATTTCGTCGACTCCGGCCAGCATACTTGTGTAGCGAAGTGCCACTGCATCCAGCCAGCCGACTCGTCTGGGTCGACCAGTCACTGTACCAAATTCCCGGCCGACGGTACGAATTCTGTTGCCGAGTTCATCGTTCAACTCGGTTGGGAATGCCCCTCTCCCTACTCGGGAGGTGTAAGCTTTCACGATTCCGATGATGCGGTCGACATTTCGAACCGATACCCCGCTGCCAGACCAAATGCTCGAAGGCAAGGTGTTGGAACTGGTGACATAAGGGTAAGTGCCGTGGTCAACATCCAAAAGGCTTCCCTGCGCGGCTTCGAAGAGAATCTTTTTCCCTGCATCTAACTGATTGTGAAGCAGGTGGACGGTATCCTGGACATACGGTCTTAATTGTTCTGCGTAAGCCAGATATTCTTCGAGTATCCCTTCCACTGTAAAGAGTTTGGGTTCTACACCCGTACATTCCGCAAGCGCCGAAATCAGCTTGTTTTTACGGGGGACAATATGGTTCAGACGCTCTTTTAAGTAGTCCGGATAGTAGAGATCGCCGAGCCGGATTCCGCAGGCGCGGTTCGCTTTATCCTGGTAGCAGGGACCTATGCCGCGACCCGTCGTGCCAATTGCGGCGGCGGATTCCTTCTCGCTGCAGCGTTCTTCTTCCATATGGTAGGGGAAGATTACGTGAGCGTGGTTACTGATACAAAGGTTCTTTCCAACGGGAATTCCAGCAGTGTGGAGTTGTTGAATTTCTTCCAATAACCGAGGCGGGTAGATCACCACGCCGTTGCCAATAACCGAGAGAATATTCGGTTTAAGAATGCCGGTTGGCAGAAGGGATAACTTGAAAGTCCGATTTCCCCAGACTATTGTATGGCCCGCATTGGCTCCGCCGTTGTATCGAACGACCAGATCGTGCGAATCGCTCAGCAAATCGACGATTTTTCCCTTGGCTTCATCTCCCCACTGCAAGCCCACCACACAAGTACCCGGCATTCTAACCTGCCCTCATGAAAACGTACTTTTACACTGCGAACAGAACACGTTAAAATCTAGGATTACAGCAGGTGAAGGCAAGCAAGAACTTGTAATCGGAAAGATCTTTGCGGTATGAATTATCGCGTCAAGCTCGTGAGTCTGAAAGTCGAGCCGGCTAATCTGGCAAAGATTCTGCCCGAATCGATGATCCGAACTCAGGGTGTCGGTGAAATCGTATGGTTGTCCAGTCATGTCAGTCAGTGTGGCTACAACCTGCAGCTCGTTCAATCGAGCGAGATTGTGTTCCGTGAACATATTTCATTTCAATCGATAGAGGAATATGCTCACAAAGTGCTCAATCCCGCTCGGCCACTGGATCTCGCAGGATTTCGAAGCGTCTTTAAGCTTCTGCTCAATGCAGCATTGAGATCGCTATCTGGCCGAAAGCAGAATTCTTCCAACGATCGACAGATGGCTAGTCCTGGCTTTGCCCAGGCCGTCAGCCAGACTTTTGATTTGCTGGATCTGAATTCTCATCCGATTTCAATTCCCTGTCTCGATTTATTGCCGCCGGTTTACCGGCGACTTCTAGAACAATCGGGCTATCGGGATGCACGAATTTTTAATTGGAAAGGTCCTCTAGAAAAGCCCAACTTACCGTGTGAGCTGGTTGTTGATGGGGATTCTGCTGTCGCTATGCGTTGGGAAGGATTCATCGGCTTTCTAGCTCAAAACACTAACTTAACGCTGGTTTGCCGTGAAAGAGATCAGGCCTTATTTTGGGCGCGAAAGTTTTCTCTACCGGAATCAGCCATTCCGGCCTCGAAATTAAAAGTTTCGAAAACGATTGCTCACGTAAATTCTCAGTTATTCAAGTCTGATCCGAAAAAATTGAATTCCGCCAAAGGAATTGAATTGATTCAGGCGCCGGCCGAGTTGGGTGAGGCACGCTTGATTGCTCGCCGGATTGCTCAGTTGATCGAGAAAAGTGTCGCTCCCGAAAGGATTTTAATCGGCCTCCACAAGCAGCCTGGCAAAGCCGATTTAATTCTCTCGACGCTCCGGCAATACAGTATTCCGGTCAGCAGCTTGTACTGCGGGAACTATCAGCGTGTTCCCGCGATTCGGGCACTGCTGAATTTTTTGAACATTCCCGCAGCGGGCTGGCAATTCCGACAGATTGCCATGCTATTGCGATCCAACTTTTTTCGGCCGGAATGGGAAGAGATTTCCAGTGAGAGAAAATTTTTGCGTGAGGCGGAGTTGTTTCTCCGATATCTCGGGGAACCAAGCGGCCGAGAAGCTTTTGAGCAAGGACTTCAAACCTGGTCGGTCAGTCCCCCGCAACCGTTGGAAGATGAGGAAATGGAAGGTTACGAGCGGACTCGCATGCAGTCAATTGCAACCCGCTCGCAGTCTTTCTTTCGCAATTTGTTCGATCTGCTCGATTCTGCTCCCAGACAAGCGACTTTCGCGGAATATGCGAATTGGCTTCAGCGCTTTGCTCGGGAATTCGGTTTTGAAAAAGCTTTATTACCGCACCCTGCGGAACTTGAAAAATGGCATGCGTTCTTTGAGATTTTCCAGCAGTTGCCAAAAACTACTCGCACTTGGAATAAAACCGAATTTTTCGAATTGATTTCGGAGCTGGCGAATTGCTCTACAAGCCCAGAAACTACAGCCCAGACAGTCCGGATACTCGAGGCCAACGAAGCCGTTCATCTGGATTGTGATTATTTGTTCCTGGCGGGCTTGGCGGAAGGTTCCTTTCCCAATCTCAATCGAACTAAAACACTTCTCAATCACGAGCAACTTAAACAATTAGCTAGCGAAGGTGCACCATTACCCGAACCGGACACGGATTTAGAAGTAGAGCAGGATCTTTTCCGGAGACTGCTAGCTACTCCAAAAAAGGGGGTCATTCTCTCCTACCCTGCCTTGGATAATTCGGGTCAGCCGTTGTTGCCCGCCACTTTTGTTGGCAACTTGCTCGATTGTTTTGAACCGGAAGTTGTCGAGACCACCGCGCAGTCGATGCTGCTCTCCGGATTTTTCGAATCAACCCCTTACGCAAATTTTGAGCGACGATGTCAATTTGTCGCACGGTCGAGGTCGAGAATTGATAAAGTGGATTGGTCTTGGGGCGGTCGCACGTCTCAGACTCTTCAGCGTGCGGCTGTAATGGCCGAATCTCGCTTCCGATCGAAAAATCATAACGAATACGATGGGATGATTGCCTCTCCGAAGGTCACCTCGAAATTAGAAAAAAAATTCGGTAACTCCAAAATCTTCAGTCCCACGGCCTTGGAACGCTACGTCAGTTGTCCCTTTCGTTTCTGGATGCAGGATGCCCTCGGGTTCCGGGAACTCGAAGAACCCAATGAGGATATCGAAGTCTGGCAACGGGGGATGGCCTTTCACCGGGCAATCGCCCGATTGCATCGGACCATCTTGAGTAAGACCGCGGTGGATCCGAAATCCGAGGAGTTTCGAAAGCACCTTCAAAGTGAACTGAACCGGGCCATACTCGAAAATGCATCGAAATCGGCCAGCTTGTTCACTCGCAAGCTTTGGGAACTGGAAGGCAATCGATTGCTTCGTTTGACACGAAATTACGGAACGCAATGGGCGGAATTTCAGTCAGGTTGGATGAAATCCACCGGGGTTCCACAACCTCTCTATCTGGAGCGAGCTTTTGGTACCAGGCGAATCGATCTTCTCAGTAATGACACCGAGAACCCGCCGTTGTCAATTGGCACCGGAGAAGCTGCGATCAAACTTGGTGGTGTGATCGATCGCGTGGATTCAGTTCAACTGTCGGATGGGTTAGTCTTCTGGGTAATCGATTATAAGACCGGCACTCCAAATCACTACACCCCGAAGATGTTCGAAAGCATGGAGCGGCTGCAATTAACGCTCTATGCGCTGGCCGCGCAGACTTTGTTCTTTCAGAATCAGAATGCTCGGCCCCTGGGACTGGCCTATTGGTTCGTCGCCCACCACGAAGGCTTGAAAACGGTTTTCCCCAAACAGAAAAAAAAGGGTTCCGATCCGGTTCCCATGTCCTTGGAGGAATGGAATCAGTACCGCAAAAGACTGGAAAATTGGGTCGGGGAGATTGTTAAGCGAATCCGGAGCGGGTTATTCCCTCTTGCACCACGAAATAAAGAGAATTGCAGCCACTGCCCGTATTCCCAATCTTGCCGGATCAGTGAGAGCCGGGATCGCAAAGAGGATTGGAAATTCGATCCTCCCGAGACTTGAAAAATCCTAGTTTCGAAAGGATAGAAATAACGACATGTCCGCCGATGTACCGCATCTACCTACTGAAGTACGCGCTGCGGGAT
The genomic region above belongs to Telmatocola sphagniphila and contains:
- a CDS encoding MFS transporter; translated protein: MNSPSNDSTQNSHLKNTISLWQICVLLLTASTLNYMDRMALNQSAADIQLQFGLNNTQYGLLEGVFSFAFALGAFSFGWLVDRKGVYLTYPSVVLIWSLSGFLCGWAPSFTFLLLCRFSLGLFEAGNWPCGIVTTRKVFTPERRSLGNAFFQGGTALGAIITPLVILYCLHWRDPHRFERESLFRLLGSPIGGFMPAWSPAWPVPFQVIGLLGFAWVACWFLIVRKSQLEMPIANKVETAPEEVPWFREIFFQRRYWLLVLVIIAVNTTWHSFRAWLPLFLQKGHGYSREFMNYFTSLYYISAEIGSLSVGIVTLLLSRRGFAVHTSRMLVFFGCALLALLSVIAAFLPTGNLLLAVLLLIGFASLGLFPTYFSLSQEVSSRHQGKVTGSLGTINALFLAGLYPLQGWVVDWTRDYSQALIFAGIPPILAWCAVLGLWNSGTNKN
- a CDS encoding GIY-YIG nuclease family protein, with translation MLERKDSHSSLFDTPAFAGFGPTHLHPPEFQPAMDQVRGRAPSILKNAIREKAPKLPGIYGMMDARDMLIYVGKAKSLRSRLLSYFRTKSRDPKAGKIIARTRKIVWETTPNEFSALLRELEQIQINRPRFNVIGQPGMRRYVYMCIGRTPAPTLYATTRPTGKELACFGPFSGSRRVTKAARFLNDLFRLRDCSQKQKMHFADQPSLFDVLPTPGCIRFEISTCSGPCVGGCSRRGYSQQIKRAKEFMQGTDIEPIQKLEREMFHLAENLEFERASTVKEKLDSLSWLRERLGFLQRAREEHSFVYSCTGLEGRPVWYIIHRGVVTGARFEPRNKKSREKLLAEIAKSFTDPLRVKQSALRCFDSVLLVAAWFRKYPQERDKLLMGEGNSTTGRTKLLPAG
- a CDS encoding fasciclin domain-containing protein, producing the protein MLKRFSAIALFVFAFAGMAKAADKDIVETATAAKDFTTLLKAATEAGLVDTLKSKGPFTVFAPNDKAFAKIPKETLAAVLKDKEKLKAILLAHVVAGKVMAKDVKSGKVKTAGGYEVEIVANADGVTVDGSKVIATDIEASNGVIHVIDTVILPKN
- a CDS encoding PhoH family protein, with the protein product MDDVNAMPVSRNVTLDSRDEAILLFGMRDQNLRLIRDVLGVRLVARGDTVQIDGTEETVSQAERSFQQLRSTLRNKGKVTAEDVRTILEVVRAGSQMTGSTNLTMLDGGKYLRPRTDGQGRYVQALRENDVTICEGPAGTGKTFMAVGMAVTLLRTGQVKKIVLVRPAVEAGERLGFLPGDIVAKINPYLRPLFDALNDMMEPEQVKKYMENDIIEIVPLAYMRGRTLNNAVIILDEAQNATVSQMKMFLTRMGHNSKIIVTGDSTQVDLPKGIQSGMSDALKRLRNINRLAIVYLDKNDIVRHALVQQIVKAYED
- a CDS encoding phosphatidate cytidylyltransferase, with amino-acid sequence MLRTRLWMGGLLILLALGLFFEERYVSRHFPIFFFLVFIVQFLAGLELFRMIPKADQPRKLSTFLGLILFSPVCFVAFINYGSRPVDFAFFALLIAGFIALLTELWYFRAEDRNFIPRVALALFFYFYLGFLGSFIELLRILPNEGKIYPSKSSWSLLLFIAVVKCNDIGAYFTGTLLCNRVLGRHLMAPMLSPKKTWEGFVGGMLSSIAVSIWIVQASDLKQGSLLFALEFGITVGIAGVLGDLTESMIKREYHIKDASKTIPGFGGILDVIDSLLFAAPAAYFWLR
- a CDS encoding isoprenyl transferase; protein product: MPINRESTAKRGLNPDRMPKSLAIVMDGNGRWALERGKERIEGHLRGVEVVRHIVTECCELGLDQLTLYCFSSENWKRPRRELEFLMALLKQYLIDERELILNQNIKFRMIGRRQGLSAEVLQELDETTRISSENTGLTLAMAINYGARGEILDAVQSLARRIKSGELDPDQIDEQAIANSLYTAGMPDPDLLIRTAGEYRISNYLLWQISYSEFWFTHTCWPDFDVPLLHQAFRDFAARERRFGGLITHPTV
- a CDS encoding adenylosuccinate synthase codes for the protein MPGTCVVGLQWGDEAKGKIVDLLSDSHDLVVRYNGGANAGHTIVWGNRTFKLSLLPTGILKPNILSVIGNGVVIYPPRLLEEIQQLHTAGIPVGKNLCISNHAHVIFPYHMEEERCSEKESAAAIGTTGRGIGPCYQDKANRACGIRLGDLYYPDYLKERLNHIVPRKNKLISALAECTGVEPKLFTVEGILEEYLAYAEQLRPYVQDTVHLLHNQLDAGKKILFEAAQGSLLDVDHGTYPYVTSSNTLPSSIWSGSGVSVRNVDRIIGIVKAYTSRVGRGAFPTELNDELGNRIRTVGREFGTVTGRPRRVGWLDAVALRYTSMLAGVDEITVMLLDVLSGIPELKICTGYQSGNQRIDQFPGDSFLLETCQPIYETLPGWSEDLSKIRKWKELPINAQKYVQRIGELLHKKVSYVSIGPDREQTLKPDC
- a CDS encoding PD-(D/E)XK nuclease family protein, which produces MNYRVKLVSLKVEPANLAKILPESMIRTQGVGEIVWLSSHVSQCGYNLQLVQSSEIVFREHISFQSIEEYAHKVLNPARPLDLAGFRSVFKLLLNAALRSLSGRKQNSSNDRQMASPGFAQAVSQTFDLLDLNSHPISIPCLDLLPPVYRRLLEQSGYRDARIFNWKGPLEKPNLPCELVVDGDSAVAMRWEGFIGFLAQNTNLTLVCRERDQALFWARKFSLPESAIPASKLKVSKTIAHVNSQLFKSDPKKLNSAKGIELIQAPAELGEARLIARRIAQLIEKSVAPERILIGLHKQPGKADLILSTLRQYSIPVSSLYCGNYQRVPAIRALLNFLNIPAAGWQFRQIAMLLRSNFFRPEWEEISSERKFLREAELFLRYLGEPSGREAFEQGLQTWSVSPPQPLEDEEMEGYERTRMQSIATRSQSFFRNLFDLLDSAPRQATFAEYANWLQRFAREFGFEKALLPHPAELEKWHAFFEIFQQLPKTTRTWNKTEFFELISELANCSTSPETTAQTVRILEANEAVHLDCDYLFLAGLAEGSFPNLNRTKTLLNHEQLKQLASEGAPLPEPDTDLEVEQDLFRRLLATPKKGVILSYPALDNSGQPLLPATFVGNLLDCFEPEVVETTAQSMLLSGFFESTPYANFERRCQFVARSRSRIDKVDWSWGGRTSQTLQRAAVMAESRFRSKNHNEYDGMIASPKVTSKLEKKFGNSKIFSPTALERYVSCPFRFWMQDALGFRELEEPNEDIEVWQRGMAFHRAIARLHRTILSKTAVDPKSEEFRKHLQSELNRAILENASKSASLFTRKLWELEGNRLLRLTRNYGTQWAEFQSGWMKSTGVPQPLYLERAFGTRRIDLLSNDTENPPLSIGTGEAAIKLGGVIDRVDSVQLSDGLVFWVIDYKTGTPNHYTPKMFESMERLQLTLYALAAQTLFFQNQNARPLGLAYWFVAHHEGLKTVFPKQKKKGSDPVPMSLEEWNQYRKRLENWVGEIVKRIRSGLFPLAPRNKENCSHCPYSQSCRISESRDRKEDWKFDPPET